Proteins encoded by one window of Streptomyces sp. NBC_01571:
- a CDS encoding GntR family transcriptional regulator, translating into MPAQRSSAPSAAPAALPTLGGKKSSYRERVADALRAALIAGELRAGEVYSAPTLAARFGVSATPVREAMLDLAKEGLVDTVPNKGFRVTAVSEKQLDEYTHIRSLIEIPTTVQLATTADPVSLEALRPAAREIVTAAAAGDLIAYVEADIRFHLGLLALAGNAHLVEVVGDLRKRSRLYGLNALVEAGRLQDSAEEHLELLEALLDRDGEAVRRVMTRHLGHVRSLWAAGSSMA; encoded by the coding sequence ATGCCCGCCCAGCGCAGCAGCGCACCCTCCGCCGCTCCCGCCGCCCTGCCCACGCTCGGCGGCAAGAAGAGCAGCTACCGCGAGCGCGTCGCCGACGCCCTGCGGGCCGCGCTGATCGCGGGCGAACTGCGGGCCGGCGAGGTCTACTCCGCGCCGACGCTCGCCGCCCGCTTCGGCGTCTCGGCGACGCCCGTGCGCGAGGCCATGCTCGACCTGGCCAAGGAGGGCCTGGTGGACACGGTGCCCAACAAGGGGTTCCGGGTCACCGCGGTCTCCGAGAAGCAGCTGGACGAGTACACGCACATCCGCTCACTCATCGAGATCCCCACCACGGTGCAGCTGGCCACCACCGCCGACCCGGTCTCCCTGGAGGCCCTGCGCCCGGCCGCCCGGGAGATCGTGACCGCGGCGGCGGCCGGTGACCTGATCGCGTACGTCGAGGCGGACATCCGCTTCCACCTCGGTCTGCTCGCCCTCGCCGGCAACGCGCATCTGGTGGAGGTGGTCGGCGACCTGCGTAAGCGCTCCCGCCTCTACGGACTCAACGCCCTCGTCGAGGCGGGCCGTCTCCAGGACTCCGCCGAGGAGCACCTCGAACTCCTCGAAGCACTGCTGGACCGCGACGGGGAGGCCGTACGCAGGGTCATGACCCGGCATCTCGGGCATGTCCGGAGCCTGTGGGCGGCCGGCTCGTCGATGGCC